The following coding sequences lie in one Caldisericaceae bacterium genomic window:
- a CDS encoding metalloregulator ArsR/SmtB family transcription factor, with translation MRKKQQLCDNFNKCVQVSEFLSAVSNPVRIGIICYLTTGERSVNEIVDKLKISQPTVSLNLFRLYRAGWLSRRRVGKNVYYKIAKDEYKEIIEKISDLYLKKIKIGKTS, from the coding sequence ATGAGAAAGAAGCAACAGTTATGTGATAATTTTAACAAATGTGTTCAAGTATCCGAATTTCTATCTGCTGTAAGCAATCCTGTAAGAATTGGTATTATCTGTTATCTAACAACTGGTGAGAGATCTGTTAATGAAATTGTTGATAAACTTAAAATCTCTCAACCTACCGTGTCTCTTAATCTGTTTAGACTTTACAGGGCAGGCTGGCTTTCAAGGAGGCGCGTGGGGAAAAATGTTTACTACAAAATAGCAAAAGATGAGTATAAAGAAATTATTGAAAAGATTAGTGATTTATATTTAAAAAAGATTAAAATAGGAAAAACATCATGA
- the rsxC gene encoding electron transport complex subunit RsxC — protein MKVFTYSPGGVHPDESKITKDFPFEVFKSPPVVVIPLQQHTGAPNNPLVSVGDYVKVGQKIGDTNQFVAAPVHASVSGKVLAIEDRLLPNGTKGKCVVIENDYKDEWVELSKRDSFEDLPREEILKVIRDKGIVGLGGASFPTAVKLSPPPNKVIDIIIGNGAECESYLTVDNRVMLEYPDKIIKGILIEMQITGAKRGIIAVEENKEDAALLLNKKVQEMGLSNVEVVLVKTKYPQGGEKQLIKAVLNREVPSGGLPLDVGVVVQNVQTLKAITEAILEDKPVIERGITVSGDAVEKKGNFIMRIGTPASFIIDTLGLNRKLRKLIFGGPMTGIAQASVDVPVIKGTSGILMFGEEALEMAPQEESPCIRCASCVDSCPMGLMPFLIDHASRRKDLQEAERLHALDCIECGVCSYVCPSKRHLTENIKGVKQAIIKQKKIEAAKQAAFEKLKQQRQKEKEMS, from the coding sequence ATGAAAGTATTTACTTACTCTCCGGGTGGTGTTCACCCTGATGAAAGTAAAATCACAAAAGACTTTCCCTTTGAAGTATTTAAGTCTCCTCCGGTTGTTGTTATTCCTTTACAACAACATACAGGTGCACCAAATAATCCCCTTGTTTCAGTTGGGGATTACGTAAAGGTTGGTCAAAAAATTGGTGATACTAACCAGTTTGTTGCAGCTCCAGTGCATGCTTCGGTATCTGGAAAAGTTTTGGCAATTGAGGATAGACTTTTGCCTAATGGCACAAAGGGAAAGTGCGTTGTAATTGAAAACGACTACAAAGACGAATGGGTTGAATTGAGTAAAAGAGACTCTTTTGAGGATTTACCAAGAGAAGAAATTTTAAAAGTCATTAGAGACAAGGGTATTGTGGGATTAGGAGGAGCATCTTTTCCTACGGCAGTAAAACTCTCTCCACCGCCAAATAAAGTAATTGATATTATTATTGGAAACGGAGCAGAATGCGAGTCTTATTTAACTGTTGACAATAGGGTTATGCTTGAATACCCTGACAAAATCATTAAAGGTATTCTTATTGAGATGCAGATTACTGGCGCAAAAAGAGGTATTATAGCAGTCGAAGAGAATAAAGAAGATGCAGCCTTACTTCTTAATAAGAAAGTACAAGAAATGGGTTTATCGAATGTTGAGGTTGTTCTCGTTAAAACAAAATATCCTCAAGGAGGTGAAAAGCAACTTATAAAGGCAGTGCTTAATAGAGAAGTCCCTTCAGGAGGATTGCCTTTAGATGTCGGTGTTGTTGTGCAGAATGTCCAAACTTTGAAGGCAATAACTGAGGCTATATTGGAAGATAAGCCTGTAATTGAAAGAGGTATTACCGTTTCGGGTGATGCGGTTGAGAAAAAAGGTAATTTTATCATGCGGATTGGAACACCTGCAAGTTTTATCATTGATACTCTTGGGTTAAATAGGAAATTAAGAAAACTCATATTTGGCGGTCCAATGACGGGCATTGCTCAGGCATCTGTCGATGTGCCTGTGATTAAGGGAACTTCAGGTATTCTTATGTTTGGCGAAGAAGCCTTAGAAATGGCTCCGCAAGAAGAATCACCTTGTATAAGATGTGCAAGTTGTGTGGACAGTTGTCCTATGGGCCTTATGCCCTTTCTTATTGATCATGCTTCAAGAAGAAAAGATTTGCAAGAAGCAGAAAGACTCCATGCTCTTGATTGTATAGAATGTGGAGTTTGTTCCTATGTGTGTCCTTCAAAGAGACATTTGACTGAAAACATTAAGGGTGTGAAACAAGCAATTATTAAGCAGAAGAAAATTGAAGCTGCAAAACAGGCTGCCTTTGAGAAACTCAAACAACAACGACAAAAAGAAAAGGAAATGTCTTAG
- a CDS encoding (2Fe-2S) ferredoxin domain-containing protein: MDKIKSIEDLRKLREQAKAFLRTRQGEVKVKIYISMGTVGIAAGSRDVLLVILDELQKRNFTDVQIIERGSMGLDVEEPVVGVDRDGVVVYYGHVTPEMARQIVASHVINGQIISDWVIAKE, encoded by the coding sequence ATGGACAAAATTAAGTCGATTGAAGACTTGAGAAAACTGAGAGAACAAGCAAAGGCATTTTTAAGAACAAGACAAGGAGAGGTAAAAGTAAAAATTTACATTAGCATGGGAACTGTCGGTATTGCAGCAGGGTCAAGAGATGTCCTTTTGGTAATATTAGACGAACTTCAAAAAAGAAATTTTACAGATGTTCAGATTATTGAAAGAGGTTCTATGGGATTAGACGTTGAAGAGCCTGTTGTTGGAGTTGATAGAGATGGGGTTGTAGTTTACTATGGACATGTCACTCCTGAGATGGCAAGGCAAATTGTAGCGTCTCATGTAATCAATGGACAGATTATTAGTGATTGGGTTATTGCAAAGGAGTAA
- the rsxE gene encoding electron transport complex subunit RsxE, translated as MKKLKIIWEAIIPNNPVLIISIGLCSVIAVSNSVKSALLMTLVFALVQIPSNIIISAMRKIIPNELRVPIFVSVIAAFTTIAALLSQAFFNPIYQVIKLYILLVVVNCIIIGRAEAFAYTNGIFDSLLDGIGNTIGYGLVLVTIAIMRELIGKGTLAGIQIMSESYQPMLLMILPPAGFIFIGILTGAIETYLKQKGGKE; from the coding sequence ATGAAGAAATTAAAAATCATTTGGGAAGCAATAATACCAAACAACCCTGTCCTAATAATTTCTATAGGTTTGTGTTCAGTTATTGCGGTTTCTAACTCTGTTAAAAGCGCACTTCTTATGACTCTTGTTTTTGCTTTAGTTCAGATTCCATCAAACATTATAATCTCAGCAATGAGAAAAATTATCCCTAACGAATTAAGAGTCCCTATCTTTGTAAGCGTAATTGCTGCTTTTACAACTATTGCAGCTTTGTTATCTCAAGCGTTTTTTAATCCAATATATCAGGTTATTAAACTTTATATTCTTCTTGTGGTTGTAAACTGTATTATCATCGGAAGAGCTGAAGCTTTTGCCTATACAAATGGTATTTTTGATTCACTTCTCGATGGAATAGGGAATACCATTGGCTATGGTTTGGTGCTTGTTACTATTGCTATTATGAGGGAACTAATTGGAAAAGGAACTCTTGCAGGTATCCAAATAATGTCTGAAAGTTATCAACCTATGCTTCTTATGATCCTTCCGCCAGCAGGTTTTATTTTTATCGGAATTTTAACTGGTGCAATTGAAACATACCTCAAACAAAAAGGAGGTAAGGAATGA
- a CDS encoding zinc-ribbon domain-containing protein — translation MGKILGSFSIFLPVLSKTEIYLIVLAFVILNFAIALFIYNDSKNRGGKSIGWVISSILLGGIIPLIFYLMVRSPYTLDEIREDNERKEVLALQKKYYQLMISKEVYKCPICGEEVKGEYIFCPHCFTQLKKKCPKCGAIIEKDAKICPYCGFIFEGKE, via the coding sequence ATGGGTAAAATATTAGGCAGTTTTTCGATTTTTTTGCCTGTTCTGTCAAAAACAGAAATTTATTTAATTGTTTTAGCATTTGTAATCCTTAACTTTGCAATTGCACTTTTCATCTATAACGATAGCAAAAACCGTGGTGGAAAAAGTATAGGATGGGTTATTTCTTCAATCCTTTTGGGAGGTATCATTCCACTTATTTTTTATCTAATGGTAAGGAGTCCTTATACTCTTGATGAAATAAGAGAAGATAATGAAAGAAAGGAGGTTCTAGCACTACAGAAAAAATATTATCAGTTAATGATTAGTAAAGAAGTTTATAAATGTCCTATTTGTGGGGAAGAGGTAAAAGGTGAATATATATTTTGTCCACATTGTTTTACCCAATTAAAAAAGAAATGTCCTAAATGTGGGGCAATAATTGAAAAAGATGCAAAAATTTGCCCTTACTGCGGCTTTATCTTTGAAGGAAAGGAGTGA
- a CDS encoding RnfABCDGE type electron transport complex subunit D, protein MAKYDIDLVVNAAPHIRDKVNTSSIMRDVVLALIPAMVGSIFIFGERVIVVYLVSIVSSILAEYVGNLLFHKNSSLKDFSVVVTGVLLAMTLPPSSPWWMVVVGAFSGILLGKMIFGGIGSNPFNPALVGRAVLMVSWPTYMTTWDKPRFFIGFPFRVLSLDAITSATPLNVVQLQSYSQLISEFGSKLNLYTSLFFGTVGGSIGETSAILLLIGAIYLFIRKVIDWKIPTFYIATVFVLSFVFGRDPIFSILAGGLFLGAFFMATDYSSSPKTPLGKIYYGIFLGIMTVIIRQFSSYPEGVMFSILLGNALVTYFDKTMPRVYGVFPKKEVSK, encoded by the coding sequence ATGGCTAAATATGATATTGACCTTGTTGTTAATGCTGCCCCTCACATAAGGGATAAAGTGAATACTTCCTCCATCATGAGAGATGTAGTTTTAGCTTTAATCCCAGCAATGGTTGGAAGTATTTTTATTTTTGGTGAAAGGGTAATAGTTGTCTATTTGGTTTCCATAGTTTCTTCAATCCTTGCAGAATACGTAGGGAATTTACTGTTCCATAAAAATTCATCGCTAAAAGATTTTTCTGTGGTTGTAACAGGTGTTTTGCTTGCAATGACTCTACCACCAAGCTCTCCATGGTGGATGGTTGTAGTAGGGGCATTTTCTGGAATTTTGCTTGGAAAGATGATTTTTGGTGGAATTGGTTCAAACCCATTCAATCCTGCTCTTGTGGGAAGAGCTGTTTTAATGGTTTCTTGGCCTACCTACATGACAACATGGGATAAACCACGTTTTTTCATAGGGTTTCCTTTCAGGGTTTTAAGCCTAGATGCTATCACATCGGCAACTCCTTTGAATGTAGTTCAATTACAAAGTTATTCTCAACTTATTTCTGAATTTGGTAGCAAACTAAACTTGTATACCTCTCTTTTCTTTGGTACCGTTGGTGGTAGTATTGGAGAAACTTCAGCAATTCTTCTTCTAATAGGAGCTATTTATCTATTTATAAGAAAAGTCATCGATTGGAAAATTCCCACTTTTTATATCGCAACTGTTTTCGTTTTGTCGTTCGTTTTTGGAAGAGACCCAATATTTTCAATTCTTGCTGGTGGTCTATTTCTTGGTGCATTCTTCATGGCAACTGACTATAGTTCGTCTCCAAAAACACCGCTTGGTAAGATTTATTATGGCATATTTCTTGGTATTATGACTGTTATAATCCGTCAATTTTCTTCTTACCCAGAAGGTGTAATGTTTTCAATTCTTTTAGGTAATGCTTTAGTTACGTATTTTGATAAGACTATGCCAAGAGTTTATGGTGTTTTTCCTAAAAAAGAGGTGTCAAAATGA
- a CDS encoding RnfABCDGE type electron transport complex subunit B, which produces MKDLLVSVGTLGVLGALFGALIGIFSEKFKVEESPLVSAIYEVLPHGDCGACGFPGCHPCAEAIAEKRAPYDACSVGGKEVADKVKAIMEEAEKSSS; this is translated from the coding sequence ATGAAAGATTTGTTGGTTTCTGTAGGTACTTTGGGTGTGTTAGGGGCTTTATTTGGAGCGTTGATTGGAATATTTTCAGAAAAATTTAAAGTTGAAGAAAGCCCTTTAGTCTCTGCAATTTATGAGGTGTTACCACATGGAGATTGCGGAGCCTGCGGATTCCCTGGTTGTCATCCTTGTGCTGAAGCAATTGCTGAAAAAAGAGCTCCCTACGATGCTTGTTCTGTAGGTGGAAAAGAGGTAGCAGATAAAGTTAAGGCAATTATGGAGGAAGCCGAAAAATCTTCTTCCTAA
- a CDS encoding electron transport complex subunit RsxA, protein MSYFQNLIKIFISSSIINNIILIQFLGLCSYIGLTDSLSSSIGMSFAVIFVTVSSSILAWMIDNWILIPTGLQPALQITAFILVIGSFVGLVEIYIKKVSPNLYKAMGIYLPLIATNCLILGATFINSMNNYDFVESIVSGFGIATGYAIAMLLLAGIRERLRNSDLPPFFKGKAIAFMISGILSLAFLGFSGIIK, encoded by the coding sequence ATGAGTTATTTTCAAAATCTTATAAAGATATTTATTTCCTCAAGTATAATTAATAACATAATTCTTATCCAATTTCTTGGTTTGTGCTCTTATATTGGTTTAACCGATAGCCTTTCGTCTTCAATTGGAATGAGTTTTGCAGTAATTTTTGTAACAGTCTCTTCTTCGATTCTTGCTTGGATGATTGATAACTGGATTCTCATACCAACAGGACTTCAACCTGCTCTTCAAATTACAGCATTTATTCTTGTGATTGGCTCTTTTGTTGGACTTGTTGAGATATACATTAAGAAGGTTTCCCCAAATCTATATAAGGCGATGGGTATTTACCTTCCACTTATTGCAACAAACTGCCTTATACTTGGTGCAACATTTATTAACTCAATGAATAATTACGATTTTGTTGAATCGATTGTCTCTGGTTTTGGTATAGCAACTGGTTATGCAATTGCAATGTTACTTCTTGCAGGCATTAGGGAAAGATTAAGGAATTCTGATTTACCTCCGTTTTTCAAAGGGAAAGCAATTGCTTTTATGATTTCTGGTATTCTTTCCCTTGCATTTTTAGGCTTTAGTGGAATAATAAAATAG
- a CDS encoding FMN-binding protein, protein MKSVLKFALNFGIIAAIIGLALAVVFQITDPIIKLQDAKALQEGLQNVFNGNYEFPELEKPIQSLDPSVQILKTFLVRDKNSNSIEGGVLTVVVAGSQAPIKMLVGVKKDGTISGISILAMQETAGLGANADNPSYYVNKKNKITFLGQFKGKNVEKDKLIPKEDIIAITGATITSKAISTGSKVAGESFLQYLKEAHQ, encoded by the coding sequence ATGAAAAGTGTGCTTAAATTTGCTCTGAATTTTGGTATAATCGCTGCGATTATTGGTTTAGCTTTAGCGGTAGTTTTTCAAATAACGGATCCTATTATCAAACTTCAAGATGCAAAAGCACTTCAGGAAGGATTACAAAACGTTTTTAACGGCAATTATGAATTTCCAGAACTTGAAAAGCCGATTCAATCATTGGATCCTTCTGTTCAGATTCTTAAAACGTTTCTTGTGAGGGATAAAAACTCCAATTCGATTGAAGGAGGGGTTTTAACAGTTGTGGTTGCAGGGTCTCAAGCACCTATTAAGATGCTTGTTGGAGTTAAAAAAGACGGAACAATTTCAGGAATATCAATCTTAGCAATGCAAGAAACAGCAGGTTTGGGAGCTAACGCAGATAATCCTTCTTATTATGTTAATAAGAAAAACAAGATAACTTTTTTAGGTCAATTCAAGGGCAAAAACGTTGAAAAGGATAAATTAATTCCAAAAGAAGATATAATTGCGATAACTGGTGCAACAATTACTTCTAAAGCGATATCTACAGGTTCTAAAGTTGCAGGGGAGTCGTTTCTTCAATATTTAAAGGAGGCTCACCAATGA
- a CDS encoding NAD(P)H-dependent oxidoreductase subunit E, producing MEVKTFPAVDMEIKKRGAKPEALIQVLHGTQESLGYLPEEVLTYISEKLNVPLSKIYGVVTFYNFFKLKKDAEHVIMVCMGTACYVKGSENILDVICNRLGIKPNEITKDGRFAVRIVRCLGCCGLAPAIMVDGKDVYGKVSKENLIEILTKYS from the coding sequence ATGGAGGTAAAAACATTTCCTGCAGTTGATATGGAAATCAAGAAAAGGGGTGCAAAACCAGAAGCACTTATACAGGTGCTGCATGGCACTCAAGAAAGCCTTGGGTATTTGCCCGAAGAGGTGCTTACATACATTTCAGAGAAACTCAACGTGCCTCTTTCCAAAATCTATGGGGTTGTAACTTTTTACAATTTTTTTAAACTTAAAAAAGATGCTGAACATGTAATTATGGTTTGTATGGGGACGGCTTGCTATGTAAAAGGCTCAGAAAATATTTTAGATGTGATTTGTAATCGTTTGGGAATTAAACCAAACGAAATTACAAAAGATGGAAGGTTTGCTGTGAGGATTGTTAGATGTCTTGGGTGTTGTGGTCTTGCTCCTGCTATTATGGTCGATGGGAAAGATGTTTATGGAAAAGTAAGCAAAGAAAACTTAATAGAAATTCTTACAAAATATTCATAA
- a CDS encoding ATP-binding protein has translation MKELSLNILDIIENSLKAKAKNIELTIVEDDSKDLLLIEIKDDGVGMDEALLKEVFDPFMTTSKNKKVGLGIPLLKLEAELCDGGVFIESKMGLETIVKVYFKKSHIDVPPLGDLPATIVSIIATHPEVNLKFKHVVNNRTFEISTEDLRKTCEESLCTPLVLNSIKTFLEEKIKELHGGV, from the coding sequence ATGAAAGAACTTTCCTTAAATATTCTTGATATAATTGAAAATTCTCTTAAGGCAAAGGCAAAAAATATTGAACTTACAATTGTTGAAGATGATTCAAAAGACCTACTTTTAATTGAAATAAAAGACGATGGAGTTGGAATGGATGAAGCCTTATTAAAAGAAGTTTTTGACCCATTCATGACTACATCTAAAAACAAGAAGGTTGGTTTAGGGATTCCGTTATTAAAACTTGAGGCAGAATTATGCGATGGGGGTGTATTTATTGAAAGCAAAATGGGTTTAGAAACGATTGTAAAGGTATACTTTAAAAAATCCCATATTGATGTGCCTCCTTTGGGGGATTTACCTGCAACCATTGTTAGTATCATTGCAACGCATCCTGAAGTGAATTTGAAGTTCAAACATGTTGTAAATAACAGAACTTTTGAGATTTCAACAGAAGATCTGAGGAAAACCTGCGAGGAATCACTTTGCACTCCATTGGTATTGAATAGTATCAAAACTTTTTTAGAAGAAAAAATAAAAGAACTACATGGAGGTGTTTAA